A window of Chitinophaga sp. MM2321 contains these coding sequences:
- a CDS encoding SusC/RagA family TonB-linked outer membrane protein, with protein sequence MWKCLHSCKRRLALLSLLLSCCCAVFAQNIKISGRVTSPANEPIPGVSVLLKGTKAGAITDGDGIFTINAPGNGTLIFNAIGFIRKEVPINNQATINVTFAEDNKQLGEVVVTALGVTKAKKSLGYSVTEVKGSELAITNEISPVNALQGKVAGVQIDQGAGGLFGSTKIVIRGNSTLGNNNQPIFVIDGVIIENNTFSGTGRDFGNDLKNLNMEDFESVSVLKGSSAAALYGSRAINGVILITTKKGHERKGIGVNVSQTFNTFQPYSGPDFQNEFGGGTVGFFFTDTRDQNYKDTEKWRTKVFPTDPATGKPYIDRQIGRELENWGPRFAGQDVLNYDGTPTKYVAQPNNFMDAFQNGHGSSTNISIDGGNERSTFRLSYSRDQSEGIVFKNNLLKNSVDLRVTHVISKYLSADVSANYTAFDGKNPPRLGGLDAFASYNFGKLFSWILPRNYDTNYWIQKDKYTSVFGGAPNPADPNEPNKVPESRFWFNLFENEYLQNEQTIRGRVAITATLTPWAKLQLEANVNNLYTKNENKELGQGQNFTGGLYGLGHTSKESYFLKWMMMINKTLTKDLELSSYIGGETQRFQTTNNYSETVGGLSYPGNYFLANSVEKPKAEGGLSYKKAFNSLYASADLAYKNQLFLQGTFRGDWSSALTYTNGSGNNFYNYSSVSVSWLFSETFKMPAWITYGKLRGNIAGLGKDTDPFNINPGFAFNGYTSADGLDLPISTYTRYPNPLTDKFIALLPNLKPEKKIAKELGIEMRFLESRLGFDVSVYQDNTKNQILDIGTPPESGLEGIIINAGNIQNRGLEILIDGTPIKTKNFEWTSTLNYSLNRNLIKELYPGRTEYDLKANVGEISTWAIVGKSYGTLRTIIHSKAYQATDANGNPIDDPNNGKPELAWRSDARAAFPARSNTLQDVGDINAKFRGGWGNTFRYKSLALNVLLDAKIGGDFVLLTYRYGTHTGVFPNTLAGRDADHGGITWTSKYDNQSYDDGMIPDGVFAKGQMITLPDNTQVDVGGMTYAQAYAKGYVEPTHAPQFYYRYGSSSTGVSDYWIKKNSWISLRQVSLSYQFPASLCKKLMLNNLSVAVVGRDLIYLYNSLPYNYNPASNNSNNTAFSGEEGFLPMVRSIAGSIRVGF encoded by the coding sequence ATGTGGAAATGTTTACACTCCTGCAAGCGTAGGCTAGCCTTGCTATCCCTGCTCCTATCCTGCTGCTGCGCAGTATTTGCGCAAAACATAAAAATCAGTGGCCGGGTCACCTCCCCCGCCAATGAGCCTATACCGGGGGTATCTGTACTGCTCAAAGGTACTAAAGCAGGCGCCATTACCGATGGTGACGGTATTTTCACCATCAATGCTCCCGGTAATGGTACGCTTATATTTAATGCCATAGGTTTTATCAGGAAAGAAGTACCCATTAATAACCAGGCTACCATTAATGTGACCTTTGCGGAAGATAATAAACAACTGGGAGAAGTAGTGGTAACCGCACTGGGCGTAACCAAAGCCAAAAAGAGCCTGGGATATTCCGTTACGGAAGTAAAAGGATCTGAACTGGCCATTACCAACGAAATCAGCCCAGTCAATGCATTGCAGGGCAAAGTGGCCGGCGTGCAGATAGATCAGGGCGCCGGTGGTCTTTTTGGCAGCACCAAAATAGTGATACGTGGTAACTCCACCCTGGGCAATAACAACCAGCCCATATTTGTAATCGATGGCGTCATCATCGAAAACAATACTTTCAGTGGTACTGGCCGCGATTTTGGTAATGACCTGAAAAACCTGAACATGGAAGACTTCGAAAGCGTGTCTGTCCTGAAAGGTTCTTCTGCGGCGGCGCTATACGGCTCCAGGGCCATCAATGGTGTGATCCTGATCACCACCAAAAAAGGCCATGAAAGAAAGGGTATCGGGGTGAATGTCAGCCAGACCTTCAATACTTTCCAGCCTTATTCCGGCCCCGACTTTCAGAATGAATTTGGCGGTGGTACCGTGGGATTTTTCTTCACAGATACCCGTGATCAAAATTATAAAGACACTGAAAAATGGAGAACGAAAGTATTCCCGACCGATCCGGCTACCGGCAAACCTTACATAGACCGGCAGATTGGCCGCGAACTGGAAAACTGGGGGCCCCGTTTTGCCGGGCAGGATGTTCTCAACTACGATGGCACCCCAACCAAATACGTGGCGCAACCCAATAACTTCATGGATGCCTTCCAAAACGGACATGGCTCTTCTACCAATATATCTATAGATGGCGGCAACGAGCGTTCTACTTTCCGGCTCTCCTATAGCCGCGACCAAAGCGAAGGCATTGTATTCAAAAACAACCTGCTCAAAAACAGCGTCGACCTCCGGGTAACGCATGTCATCAGCAAATACCTGAGTGCAGACGTCAGCGCCAACTACACCGCCTTTGACGGGAAAAACCCACCAAGACTGGGCGGACTCGATGCTTTTGCCTCCTATAATTTCGGTAAGCTATTTAGCTGGATACTACCCCGTAATTACGATACCAATTACTGGATACAAAAAGATAAATATACCAGCGTGTTTGGCGGCGCACCCAATCCCGCTGATCCCAATGAACCAAATAAAGTACCGGAATCACGTTTCTGGTTTAACTTATTCGAAAACGAATACCTGCAAAATGAACAAACCATCCGTGGTCGTGTAGCCATTACCGCTACCCTGACTCCCTGGGCCAAACTGCAACTGGAAGCCAACGTCAACAACCTGTACACAAAAAATGAAAACAAGGAACTCGGACAGGGACAGAACTTCACAGGAGGTTTGTACGGACTGGGGCATACCAGCAAGGAAAGTTATTTCCTGAAATGGATGATGATGATCAACAAAACCCTCACCAAAGACCTGGAGCTGAGTAGTTATATCGGTGGAGAAACACAACGCTTCCAGACGACCAATAACTATAGCGAAACCGTTGGCGGACTGAGTTACCCGGGCAATTATTTCCTGGCTAATTCAGTAGAGAAGCCAAAAGCAGAAGGCGGCCTCTCCTACAAAAAGGCATTCAACTCCCTCTATGCAAGCGCCGATCTGGCCTATAAAAATCAACTGTTCCTACAGGGAACGTTCAGAGGCGACTGGTCATCTGCACTTACCTATACGAACGGCTCCGGCAATAACTTCTATAATTATTCTTCTGTAAGCGTCTCCTGGCTGTTTTCGGAAACATTTAAAATGCCGGCATGGATCACCTATGGTAAGTTAAGAGGTAACATCGCGGGATTAGGTAAAGACACCGATCCATTCAACATCAATCCCGGCTTTGCATTCAACGGCTATACGTCCGCCGACGGGTTAGACCTGCCCATCTCTACCTATACCCGGTATCCAAACCCGCTTACCGATAAATTCATCGCACTGCTGCCCAACCTCAAACCGGAGAAAAAAATCGCCAAGGAACTGGGAATAGAAATGCGCTTCCTGGAAAGCAGGTTAGGATTTGATGTATCCGTGTACCAGGATAATACAAAAAATCAGATCCTCGACATCGGTACGCCGCCTGAATCAGGATTGGAAGGCATCATCATCAATGCAGGAAATATTCAGAACAGAGGGCTGGAAATATTGATAGATGGTACGCCCATAAAGACAAAGAATTTTGAATGGACCAGTACCCTGAACTACTCCCTGAACCGCAACCTCATTAAAGAATTATATCCCGGCAGAACAGAATATGACCTGAAAGCGAATGTAGGCGAAATCAGTACCTGGGCTATTGTAGGCAAATCCTATGGTACATTGCGCACGATCATTCATTCCAAAGCATACCAGGCAACAGATGCCAACGGTAATCCTATAGATGATCCCAATAACGGTAAGCCCGAACTGGCATGGCGCTCGGATGCCCGCGCCGCCTTTCCGGCCCGCAGCAACACCTTACAGGATGTAGGAGATATTAACGCCAAATTCCGCGGCGGCTGGGGTAATACCTTCCGGTATAAAAGCCTTGCCCTGAATGTACTGCTGGATGCCAAAATAGGCGGTGACTTTGTGCTGCTTACTTACCGCTATGGCACCCATACCGGCGTATTTCCCAATACACTTGCCGGCCGCGACGCTGATCACGGTGGTATTACCTGGACCAGCAAATACGACAACCAAAGTTATGATGACGGCATGATCCCGGACGGTGTATTTGCAAAAGGTCAGATGATCACATTGCCTGATAATACACAGGTGGATGTAGGTGGTATGACCTATGCACAGGCGTATGCAAAAGGCTATGTAGAGCCTACGCATGCCCCGCAGTTTTATTATCGTTACGGCTCCTCTTCTACCGGCGTATCTGATTACTGGATAAAGAAAAATTCCTGGATATCGCTACGGCAGGTATCTCTCTCTTACCAGTTTCCTGCCAGTCTCTGTAAAAAACTGATGCTGAACAATCTCAGTGTCGCAGTAGTAGGACGTGACTTAATATATCTGTACAATTCGCTGCCTTACAATTACAACCCTGCTTCCAACAACTCCAACAACACCGCATTTTCAGGTGAAGAAGGATTTTTGCCAATGGTACGCTCCATTGCAGGCTCCATCAGAGTTGGATTTTAA
- a CDS encoding SusD/RagB family nutrient-binding outer membrane lipoprotein → MKKLLNRYISACILVTLLGTASCTKNFGDINTNPSVVSKPDVKFLLSYSEDKIITYQGTEWVWESMEQLMRFTQHVTSSPYEITNNVNTRYNIYYLQILPNLFEIRRQVDLMPDPDKAQYQKIKMVTYVLQALHGIKVTDMNGSMPYSQAIDGRYEGKYSPVYDEQQPLFDTWLTELDDAIKVLADNSLTNQVGYGQADIFYQSDWTKWVKLANTLKLRIAARLENADKAKCQAIFQQVMQDATGPIDEDAAQVKYMNSTYSPFGNSTDIDYRSRRYATTSIMKFLKGSNDPRLPVYFEKNDLIGSYKDTLTKYNVTLPAFINPVDPLIMYQGGPADWTTNPTVAFYIGNNFVASPYTKYNLISAINRKFFSPKLNQATGNFLDVPVTYAETCFYIAEFIQKGYAGAVNTKGTAQEWYNKGIASSIQTMNAIAIAAGSTTAFSGTGETEISNYQNNALVKFNGTNDLERIYIQQYLGLYRQPNEAYVFCRRTGYPKNSSVYYAREPFNELIPRRFWLTDPGEVNRANWTTAQQQQGFTLNAQDLPTLSSQRIWYDKTAPDFGKGN, encoded by the coding sequence ATGAAAAAATTACTGAACCGATATATAAGTGCCTGCATACTGGTTACGCTGCTGGGCACTGCTTCCTGCACGAAAAACTTTGGTGATATCAATACTAATCCCAGCGTGGTAAGCAAACCGGATGTAAAATTTCTGTTGAGTTATTCGGAAGATAAGATCATCACTTATCAGGGAACAGAATGGGTATGGGAGAGCATGGAACAACTGATGCGCTTCACGCAACACGTTACCTCCAGCCCTTACGAAATCACCAACAATGTAAACACCCGTTATAATATCTATTACCTGCAAATCCTGCCCAACCTTTTTGAAATAAGAAGACAGGTAGATCTTATGCCCGATCCCGATAAAGCGCAATACCAGAAGATTAAAATGGTAACGTATGTATTGCAGGCACTACACGGCATTAAGGTAACAGACATGAATGGCTCCATGCCTTATTCACAGGCAATAGATGGCCGGTATGAGGGTAAATACAGCCCCGTATATGATGAGCAGCAACCGCTGTTTGATACCTGGCTCACCGAACTTGATGACGCCATCAAAGTATTGGCAGATAATTCACTTACCAACCAGGTGGGTTACGGACAAGCTGATATCTTTTACCAAAGCGACTGGACCAAATGGGTAAAACTGGCCAACACCCTTAAACTACGTATTGCCGCCCGCCTGGAAAATGCAGACAAAGCAAAATGCCAGGCCATTTTCCAGCAGGTAATGCAGGATGCTACCGGTCCTATTGATGAGGATGCCGCACAGGTAAAATATATGAACAGCACCTATTCGCCTTTTGGTAACAGCACTGATATTGATTACCGCAGTCGCCGCTACGCCACCACTTCTATCATGAAATTCCTGAAAGGCAGCAATGATCCCCGTTTGCCGGTATACTTTGAAAAGAATGACCTGATTGGCAGTTACAAGGATACCCTGACAAAATACAATGTCACACTACCGGCTTTTATTAATCCTGTTGACCCGCTGATCATGTACCAGGGCGGTCCGGCCGATTGGACTACCAATCCGACAGTCGCTTTTTATATCGGGAATAACTTTGTTGCCAGTCCATACACCAAGTATAACCTGATATCAGCTATTAACCGCAAGTTTTTCTCTCCCAAGCTGAACCAGGCTACAGGCAACTTCCTGGATGTTCCGGTTACTTATGCAGAAACCTGTTTTTATATAGCAGAATTTATTCAGAAAGGATATGCCGGTGCTGTTAATACCAAGGGAACTGCCCAGGAATGGTATAATAAAGGCATTGCATCTTCTATTCAAACAATGAATGCCATTGCTATTGCAGCAGGTTCTACTACCGCCTTTAGCGGTACGGGAGAAACAGAAATCAGCAACTACCAGAATAATGCTTTGGTAAAATTCAATGGTACCAATGACCTGGAACGCATCTATATTCAACAATACCTGGGTTTGTACCGGCAGCCCAATGAAGCATATGTTTTTTGCAGACGTACAGGTTATCCAAAAAACAGCTCTGTCTATTATGCCAGGGAACCATTTAATGAATTAATACCACGCCGCTTCTGGTTAACAGATCCCGGAGAAGTGAATCGCGCCAACTGGACCACAGCCCAACAACAACAGGGATTTACACTGAATGCACAGGATCTTCCTACACTTAGCTCCCAAAGGATATGGTATGATAAAACCGCACCCGATTTCGGAAAAGGAAATTAA
- a CDS encoding formylglycine-generating enzyme family protein — MKTTQPRHSLLMAMIMLIACNGNHTSKEATFIRDSVGTALCCRVPSRFAVATPGKAPDGMVWIGGGEFMMGTNDKRAYEQERPAHPVQVNGFWMDKTEVTNKAFKVFIDATGYVTVAERKPRWEDIKAQLPPGTPAPPDDQLVPGALVFVTSGEAVDTRDITNWWHWIPGASWLHPEGPGSSLEGRWNHPVVQVAWEDAAAYAKWAGKRLPTEAEWEFAARGGLVEKRFAWGDDFTPQQHFMANTFQGHFPNQDKGEDGYRGTAPVASFPANPFGLYDMIGNVWEWTTDWYDASLYKRMNTHTAVYNPTGPAGTFDPEDKYAIKRVTKGGSFLCANDYCINYRPSARRGTSFDSGASHIGFRCVKEGNAEKETPAKVLITKK, encoded by the coding sequence ATGAAGACAACACAACCTCGCCATAGCCTCCTGATGGCCATGATAATGCTGATAGCATGTAACGGTAATCATACTTCAAAGGAAGCCACATTTATCAGGGATAGTGTTGGTACAGCATTGTGTTGCCGTGTTCCTTCGCGGTTTGCTGTAGCCACCCCCGGAAAGGCGCCGGATGGCATGGTGTGGATAGGCGGTGGTGAATTTATGATGGGTACCAATGATAAGCGTGCTTATGAACAGGAACGTCCGGCGCATCCGGTGCAGGTGAACGGCTTCTGGATGGATAAGACTGAAGTAACCAATAAAGCATTCAAAGTTTTTATAGATGCTACAGGATATGTCACCGTAGCAGAACGCAAGCCCAGGTGGGAAGATATTAAAGCGCAACTTCCGCCAGGCACACCTGCTCCGCCGGATGATCAGCTGGTACCTGGTGCATTGGTATTTGTAACATCCGGAGAGGCAGTAGATACCCGGGATATCACTAACTGGTGGCATTGGATACCCGGCGCCAGCTGGTTGCATCCGGAAGGGCCGGGCAGTAGCCTGGAAGGTCGCTGGAATCATCCTGTTGTACAGGTGGCCTGGGAAGATGCGGCCGCTTATGCCAAATGGGCTGGTAAACGATTACCTACTGAAGCAGAATGGGAATTTGCCGCAAGAGGAGGCTTGGTAGAAAAACGTTTTGCCTGGGGCGATGATTTTACACCGCAGCAACATTTTATGGCCAATACATTTCAAGGTCATTTTCCTAATCAGGATAAGGGAGAAGATGGATACCGCGGCACCGCGCCGGTGGCCAGTTTCCCGGCTAATCCTTTTGGGCTGTATGATATGATCGGTAATGTGTGGGAGTGGACAACGGATTGGTATGATGCCAGCCTGTATAAAAGAATGAACACACACACTGCTGTGTATAATCCTACAGGACCTGCCGGTACCTTCGATCCGGAAGATAAATATGCGATCAAGAGAGTTACCAAAGGCGGGTCCTTTCTTTGTGCAAATGATTATTGCATTAACTACCGGCCCAGTGCACGACGTGGCACCTCCTTTGATTCCGGCGCCTCCCATATAGGTTTCAGATGTGTGAAAGAGGGTAATGCTGAAAAGGAAACACCGGCCAAAGTATTGATCACGAAGAAATGA